In Leptotrichia buccalis C-1013-b, the genomic window GCAGATATTAACGGAAATCCTGTGGGAATTTCATTTAATCAAGAAGTTCAGGATATTGAAATTTATGGAAATATAGTTGACGTTGAAAAAAGAAATGATTATAAAAAAGTAATAATAGGCGAAGATTATGAAGAAGATGATATTCCTGTATGTGCAAGTAAAAGTATTAGTGAAGAAAATTGTAAAAAAGAAAAATTCATAGTAAAATCTCCAAATGGTTATGCCAATCTTACTAGAAAAGCGTATGATAATTCGACTATTCGTGATAAAATAAAAAATGGAACAATTGTAGTCATAGATCCAATTGATATAAGTCCTTTTGATGTTGAAGGAGTATATGTTGAAGTTTTAGGACAACATAAATTTGGATACATTAATTGGAAATATTTGAAAAAGAAATAGTATTAAACATTTTAAATTTAAAATTTAGGAGAAATATAAATGGAAAATAATAATGTTGAAAACAAAAATTTAGTAAAAATTCTAATTGGAATAATAATTGCTCTTGTTCTGGTTATAGGATTTATTATCATAGGTGGTGGTATTTATCAATTTGTAAGTATGAAAAATAAAATAAATGAGATGGAGAAAGTTCAAAAGGAACAGGAAAAAAAACAGTTGGAAAATCAAATGATGGCTTCAGTACAAACTCAGGCTAAAGAAGACAACAAAAAAAGTGAAACCAAAACCAACGAAACTAAGATTGAAACTAAAGAAGTCGATCCATATGAAAGAAGATTTACAGCTTCTGATATGAATGATACACTTGTAGAAATTAAAGGTGTAAGAGATGGAAATAAAGTGCTAGTGCGGGTTTTGGAAGGAAATAATAAAAATAAAAAAGGATATATTAATTTAAAAGGTTTTAAAAATATAAGCAGTTCTTCTTTAAGAAAATTAATTGGGAGCACTTGGGCTGCAACTGGCGTTAATAACGGAGTCGAAATGGAATATGGCTTAATTCTTCATCGTCCTGGTTCAGATATATATAGTTTTAATTTAAATAAAGCATTAATAGATTACAAGTTATCTGGACATGATTCAGCAGTAAGGTATGACTGTGAGCGTGACACAGCAAGAAATTTTGTACAAAACTATGACCCTTCAGCTTGTTATTAAATATTCAAAAAAATACTCAGACAACTGATTACACTATTGTTTGAGTATTTTTATACTAACTATTCTCAAAATTTAATAGACAATTTATTTTTGATTCTTTTTAATCTTCTTCAACCACTCATCCGCCGCCTTTTCAAATTTATTTTCTCCATGTTCATAAAATTTCATTTTTTCATTCATATAAACTTGCTCTACATAATGATTTTCATAATCGTGCGGGTATTTGTAGGCTTTTACTCCAACTTTTGTGAGATGAACTGGCACTTCCTGAATTTTTTCATTTTCAATGTGTTTAAGTGCTGAATTTATGGCATTGTAAGCTGAATTGCTCTTGGGAGAAATTGCAAGATAGATTGCCACTTCAGATAAGATGATTCTAGCTTCAGGCATTCCAATTTCCTTTATCGCATTAAGCCCTGCCACAGCAATTGGTAAAGCCTGCGGATTTGCAAGCCCAATATCTTCAGAAGCTAAAATCACAAGCCTTCTTGCAATATATAAAATATCTTCTCCGCCAGAAAGCATTTTTGCCATCCAGTAGACAGTCGCATCAGGATCACTTCCACGAATACTTTTTATCATTGCTGAAATTGTATTGTACTTGTCTTCTGTCTTATGATATGATTTTTTCGTATTCAAAATCTCCTTTACTTCTTCCAGCGTAAACTCCACTCCAACATTTGTAATTAGTTCCAAAATGTTTATAGCCTGCCTCGCATCCCCTTCAATTATTTCCGAAATATATTCCAAAATATCATCTGAAATCCCAAAATTCTCCTTTTCATTAATATTTTTCAATATTTCCATCAAATTCTTCTCACTCAACTTTTTAAATTCAAATGCCAGACATCTTGATAACAATGCATTATTCAAGTTATAATACGGATTTTCAGTCGTCGCTCCAATCAAAATAATATTCCCATTTTCCAAATCTTGCAAAAGCGAGTCCTGCTGCAGCTTATTAAACCTATGAATTTCATCCAGAAACAATAACGTCTGCTGTCCATTCATATGAAATCTGTTAGCCGCTTTTTCAGAAATTTCCTTAATATCAGCCACAGACGCTTTTATCGCATTCAAATATTCATAATGATAATTCATTTTATTGGAAATTATTTCCGCAAGCGTAGTTTTCCCCGTTCCCGGTGCTCCCCAGAAAATCGCATTCATAAAATTTCCCCGCTCAATAATCTTCCTCAAAATCCCATTTTCCCCAACTAGCCTCTTCTGTCCATAAAAATCATCAAGACTTTTTGGACGGTATCTAAATGCCAGTGGCTTCTTATCTTCATATACTTCATCAAATAAATTCATTCTATCATTTTCCTTTTTCTTAAATTTACTTTTTTAACTATTTATATTATAATACATTTAGTTCTTCAAATACAACAAAATTATTTATAAAAATTGAAAGGTAAAAAAATGAAAAAAAATATCTACTTTTATGAAACTAATACTCCAATTGGAAAAATTGGACTTGCTACAACAGAAAATGATTCTCATATTACTGATATAATCTGGAATTATGAAATTGAAAAATTTAAAAATGATGATAACTTTCAGATTAATGAAACAGAATTGATAAAAAGGGCAAAAAAGCAGTTATTTGAATATTTTTCCAAAAAACGAAAACAATTTGACTTGCCACTTCTAAAAGAAGGAACGCCTTTTCAAATTTCCGTCTGGAATGCTCTTGAAACAATCCCTTACGGCGAAACCCGTTCCTACAAGGACATAGCAGTCGCAATCAAAAACGAAAAAGCAGTCCGTGCAGTCGGGATGGCAAACAATCGAAATAAAATCTCAATTTTTATTCCATGTCATCGTGTGATTGGTGTGGATGGAAAGTTAGTTGGATACGGTGGCGGACTTCATATTAAGCAATTTTTGTTGGAATTGGAAGGGATTAAAATAAAATAGTTTAATGAAATATTTTCATTGCTTTTTATTATCTTTTATGTTAAAATTTTATTAACTAAAACAAAAAGAAAGGGTGTGAAATCAATGATAACCGTTTCTATAAATGCTAATCCTGACATAGAAAATAAAATAAATAACTATGTTAAGGAAAACAATATCAATTTAAACCAAGTAATGTTAGATTTAATTCTTGAAAAAATCGAAGATGAAGAGGACTACAAATTGGCTGTTGAGGCTTATGAAGAAGAAAAAGACAACAGAGAAAACTGGATTAGCCACGAAGATTTAATAAAAAAATTAGGGTTGGAAAATGAAATATAGTCTAATGTACTCTGAAAAAGCACAGAAACAGCTAAATAAACTAGATAATTCTATGAAATCAAAAATTTTAAAATATATCGATCAAAATCTTTTCGATACAGATAATCCAAAAAAATTTGGAAAAGCTTTGAGATATAATCTAAAAGGATTTTGGAGATATCGAGTTGAAAATTATAGAATTATTGTAAAAATTGAAGAAAGTGAACTAGTTATTTTGATTGTTCAAATAGATAAAAGGGATAAAATTTATATTTAGAATTTCTGAATTGAATTTTAAATTATTGGGTTAAATTGAGTATTAAAAACAAAAAAACTGTCTGATATTCCTATTTTTAA contains:
- a CDS encoding replication-associated recombination protein A; the encoded protein is MNLFDEVYEDKKPLAFRYRPKSLDDFYGQKRLVGENGILRKIIERGNFMNAIFWGAPGTGKTTLAEIISNKMNYHYEYLNAIKASVADIKEISEKAANRFHMNGQQTLLFLDEIHRFNKLQQDSLLQDLENGNIILIGATTENPYYNLNNALLSRCLAFEFKKLSEKNLMEILKNINEKENFGISDDILEYISEIIEGDARQAINILELITNVGVEFTLEEVKEILNTKKSYHKTEDKYNTISAMIKSIRGSDPDATVYWMAKMLSGGEDILYIARRLVILASEDIGLANPQALPIAVAGLNAIKEIGMPEARIILSEVAIYLAISPKSNSAYNAINSALKHIENEKIQEVPVHLTKVGVKAYKYPHDYENHYVEQVYMNEKMKFYEHGENKFEKAADEWLKKIKKNQK
- a CDS encoding methylated-DNA--[protein]-cysteine S-methyltransferase: MKKNIYFYETNTPIGKIGLATTENDSHITDIIWNYEIEKFKNDDNFQINETELIKRAKKQLFEYFSKKRKQFDLPLLKEGTPFQISVWNALETIPYGETRSYKDIAVAIKNEKAVRAVGMANNRNKISIFIPCHRVIGVDGKLVGYGGGLHIKQFLLELEGIKIK
- a CDS encoding DUF6290 family protein — protein: MITVSINANPDIENKINNYVKENNINLNQVMLDLILEKIEDEEDYKLAVEAYEEEKDNRENWISHEDLIKKLGLENEI
- a CDS encoding type II toxin-antitoxin system RelE family toxin yields the protein MKYSLMYSEKAQKQLNKLDNSMKSKILKYIDQNLFDTDNPKKFGKALRYNLKGFWRYRVENYRIIVKIEESELVILIVQIDKRDKIYI